The following is a genomic window from Parabacteroides johnsonii DSM 18315.
GAGATTGATTATTTTTTGTTTGTAAAGAGCCCCGATTGCCTGTTTGAATGCTTTTTTGCTGCAGCGAAATAGAGAATAAATAAGTTCAGGTTCACTTTTGTCATGAACGGCTACATATCCTCCTTGAGCTTTGAGCGAATCCAGAATCGTCTTGGCAATGCCTTCGACCTTTTGATATCCTAAAGGAGTGAGGCTGACATCTATTTTTTCGTCTTCTCTGACTTCTTTGATATATCCTTTTACATGATCTCCCTTTTCCAGACGTTGAAAAACCTCACTGTGATAAACCAGTCCCCAATGGGTATTATTGATAATTACTTTATATCCTATTTCATTATCTTCAGCAACCAACAAATCGACTTCTTGATTAAAAGTATAATTCGGTATTACATTGTCCAAATATTTATCAATTCTTGCAGAGGCAACTATACGTCCGGTTACATGATCTACGTGTACATATACCAAATACCATTTTCCTTCC
Proteins encoded in this region:
- a CDS encoding CvfB family protein — encoded protein: MVEIGKYNILKIVKDLDFGVYLDGGNGVEILLPARYVPKNVKPGDEVEVFIYHDNAGRLIATTVKPLAQAGEFQFMEVKSVNSTGAFLEWGLMKDLLVPFKEQKMPMREGKWYLVYVHVDHVTGRIVASARIDKYLDNVIPNYTFNQEVDLLVAEDNEIGYKVIINNTHWGLVYHSEVFQRLEKGDHVKGYIKEVREDEKIDVSLTPLGYQKVEGIAKTILDSLKAQGGYVAVHDKSEPELIYSLFRCSKKAFKQAIGALYKQKIINLEAEGIRLINKG